One window from the genome of Cryptomeria japonica chromosome 6, Sugi_1.0, whole genome shotgun sequence encodes:
- the LOC131876592 gene encoding uncharacterized protein LOC131876592 has translation MEVYQEALAASHIKDLNRTYPPTFDGLGSGMKEETWLLDLGRCFSMRQCSSNTKARCAILNLHDFVTTWWHMEEHKLHLDIAEISWELFLERFHARFLSNHWRQRKADEFHDLRQKRMTVEQYECRFFELRQYVGYADDELMLIQHFVRGLNDRIGGEVWMHRPKTLEVAMEKARLAEENLSLAPGGEIGG, from the coding sequence atgGAGGTGTATCAGGAGGCACTTGCAGCTAGTCACATCAAAGATCTAAATAGGACTTACCCTCCTACCTTTGATGGCTTAGGTAGTGGCATGAAGGAAGAGACATGGTTATTGGActtgggtaggtgtttttctatgcgtCAAtgtagtagtaacaccaaggcgagatgtgcaaTTTTAAATCTTCATGATTTTGTAACaacatggtggcacatggaggaacataagttgcatttggacatagcAGAGATATCTTGGGAATTATTCTTGGAGCGGTTTCATGCTAGATTTCTTTCAAAtcattggaggcagaggaaggccgatgagttccatgatttgagacaAAAAAGGATGACTGTGGAGCAATATGAGTGTAGATTCTTTGAGCTTAGACAATATGTTGGATATGCAGATGATGAGCtgatgttgattcaacactttgtgagaggtctTAATGATCGTATTGGTGGAGAGGTTTGGATGCACAGACCTAAGACCTTAGAGGTAGCTATGGAGAAGGCAAGACTAGcagaggagaatctttcattagcaCCAGGGGGAGAAATTGGAGGATAG